The Theileria orientalis strain Shintoku DNA, chromosome 3, complete genome genome window below encodes:
- a CDS encoding DEAD-box RNA helicase → MSMNSVSRICRTTNVWRNWTLSRHLSFIYSNFGSKLDRLNAEKVTSLNSYPSYDPSVNTVSTYPVGYNAVEQQVQPFGQVPNYNVVPNQYGFQPSIPFTFNSYGSVPYSRPNYFNNYSRPYKFNRRPGFRRYSMSSKMHTQQIFSAQKSFDIPVSSVDWNKEELVEIKKDFYDLSYEADSRPGEEIERILSSHNITIEGEHPLPKPVNTFDEAVFNEPIQKIIKDSKFVEPTPIQKVGWTSCLTGRDVVGVSQTGSGKTLTFLLPGMLHLMAQPPVGKGGPIMLILAPTRELCLQISDEATPYSKMLDLRLVSVYGGASKYVQMKQFENGAEIMVATPGRLLEFLSTGSLKLNRVSYFVMDEADRMLDMGFEPQIRKIIGQIRPDRQTLMFSATWPKEIRRLASEFCKPDFIYIQVGDLELTANENITQKVQVMNSFEIKDSLFNFLDSLPPSKKVLIFSDLKSFSDQLASNLRYRKFRAASLHGDKSQAQRERILRMFRTGECNILVATDVAARGLDIKDIDYVVNLDAPKTLLDYIHRIGRTARGGSKGNSLLFFARDTLNPSKVKFAQDLSNLLSKVNQEVPPELTSIANSL, encoded by the exons ATGTCTATGAATTCTGTGAGTAGGATTTGTAGAACAACAAATGTGTGGAGAAACTGGACGCTGTCCCGGCACCTCtcctttatttattctaacTTCGGGTCCAAACTCGATCGTTTAAATGCAGAAAAGGTCACTTCCTTGAATTCGTATCCCAGTTATGATCCTTCAGTCAATACGGTGTCAACCTATCCAGTTGGATACAACGCCGTTgagcagcaggtccagcCCTTTGGACAGGTACCCAACTACAACGTAGTTCCGAACCAATACGGATTTCAACCTTCAATACCATTCACCTTCAATTCATACGGCTCGGTTCCATACTCACGTCCAAATTactttaataattatagcAGGCCTTACAAGTTTAACAGGAGGCCTGGTTTTAGGAGATACTCAATGTCAAGTAAGATGC ATACTCaacaaatattttcagCGCAAAAAAGCTTCGACATTCCAGTGTCTTCAGTCGACTGGAATAAGGAGGAGCTTGTGGAGATTAAAAAGGACTTTTACGACCTGAGCTACGAGGCCGACAGCAGGCCCGGAGAGGAGATTGAGCGGATACTCTCGTCTCACAACATAACGATAGAGGGGGAGCACCCGCTGCCGAAGCCGGTCAACACGTTTGACGAGGCAGTGTTTAACGAGCCCATACAGAAAATCATCAAGGACTCTAAGTTCGTAGAGCCCACGCCTATCCAAAAGGTGGGCTGGACTTCCTGCCTAACAG GGAGGGACGTCGTTGGTGTGTCGCAAACTGGGTCTGGAAAGACGCTGACCTTCCTTCTTCCTGGAATGTTGCACCTGATGGCGCAGCCGCCTGTGGGCAAGGGAGGTCCCATCATGCTCATTTTGGCTCCGACCAGGGAGCTCTGCCTCCAAATATCGGACGAGGCCACGCCCTACTCGAAAATGTTAGACTTGAGGCTCGTCTCCGTCTACGGAGGCGCCTCCAAGTACGTGCAGATGAAGCAGTTCGAGAACGGCGCCGAGATCATGGTCGCCACGCCCGGGAGGCTCCTCGAGTTCCTGAGCACCGGCAGCCTCAAGTTGAACCGCGTCAGCTACTTCGTGATGGACGAGGCCGACCGCATGCTCGACATGGGCTTTGAGCCTCAGATCCGGAAGATCATCGGCCAGATAAGGCCCGACCGCCAGACGCTCATGTTCAGCGCCACGTGGCCCAAGGAGATCCGCAGGCTCGCCTCCGAGTTCTGCAAGCCTGACTTCATTTACATTCAGGTCGGCGACCTTGAGTTGACTGCGAACGAGAACATAACTCAGAAGGTCCAGGTCATGAACTCCTTTGAAATCAAGGACAGCTTGTTCAACTTTTTGGACTCTCTCCCTCCCTCCAAGAAGGTTCTCATTTTCTCCGACCTCAAGTCCTTTTCCGACCAGCTTGCCAGCAATTTACGTTATCGCAAGTTCCGGGCTGCTTCTCTGCACGGCGACAAGTCGCAGGCTCAGCGGGAGCGCATCCTCCGCATGTTCAGGACTGGCGAGTGCAACATTCTCGTGGCCACTGACGTGGCTGCTCGCGGCCTCGACATCAAGGACATTGACTACGTTGTCAACTTGGACGCTCCAAAGACCCTTTTGGACTACATTCACAG AATTGGACGCACTGCTCGTGGCGGCAGCAAGGGCAACTCCTTACTTTTCTTCGCCAGGGACACTCTTAACCCTAGCAAGGTCAAGTTCGCTCAGGACCTGTCCAACTTGCTTTCCAAGGTTAACCAGGAGGTTCCTCCTGAGCTCACAAGCATTGCCAACTCCCTGTGA
- a CDS encoding uncharacterized protein (Streptomyces cyclase/dehydrase family protein) — translation MFKAPAILRRLNLSLNTDILYYRKSKFIEIPTNHVYNTILDIPNYHKFVPWCTESHWIGQPIEDDYSKIHRNALLTVNFLFVKESYVSKVSYEPHRYIKAVASDSKLFEKLDTTWALQSENNGTLIDFSICYKFRNPLYQHLSNTFNDKIAKTMLSHFVDECNFRLNPYKRCHNI, via the exons atgttCAAAGCGCCTGCCATTTTACGCAGGCTCAATTTAAGTCTAAATACAGACATATTGTACTATAGAAAGTCAAAATTTATCGAGATTCCAACCAATCATGTTTATAATACTATATTAGACATTCCTAATTACCATAAATTTGTTCCATGGTGCACT GAAAGTCACTGGATCGGTCAACCGATTGAAGATGATTATTCAAAAATTCACAGAAATGCTTTACTCACTGTCAATTTCCTTTTTGTCAAGGAATCTTATGTATCTAAAGTCTCGTATGAACCGCATCGATACATAAAG GCAGTTGCTTCGGACAGCAAACTATTCGAAAAACTGGATACAACGTGGGCGCTTCAAAGCGAGAACAACGGAACTTTGATAGATTTTTCCATATGTTACAAGTTCCGTAACCCTCTATATCAACACCTGTCTAACACATTCAATGATAAAATTGCAAAAACCATGCTATCCCACTTTGTTGACGAATGTAATTTTCGGCTAAATCCATACAAACGATgtcataatatttaa
- a CDS encoding cytochrome c oxidase copper chaperone, Dopuin, translating to MFSVWEKFTRQFCKKESCDHKSSSNQGSPGKKLPCCVCKETKEARDQCIAKNGLEKCREFVEAHNRCLRSEGFTPPLVDMTTILDAEFGSDDEDSDYVLSETSSDSDDDEKSERKLKREEKKRREREKLLQRVNDMFTDMLRQSDVSYKHPESRDKDDFMLQFHKKAPPESKISSVKQFESYLDKSSSRVFPENLQLDIRDFKSRCHQTPNAEKLEMIKNAVAVKDADPVTVKTTYKFAGTTYEVMDKVDKTSRKYSNYLKVLFFPFSPFFSKRRRSLAATSAFWMTFTPNSALLPLSLLFLSLVSTGTSIRTTTTWNPVLSATTTISRSRLFWSAPLGTSMSASSGLDVSSDSTNLITFFYSSANFALLPYTFEP from the exons ATGTTTTCTGTTTGGGAGAAGTTCACCAGACAGTTCTGCAAAAAAGAGAGCTGTGATCATAAATCTTCATCAAATCAGGGATCCCCCGGTAAGAAGCTTCCTTGTTGTGTTTGTAAGGAGACGAAAGAGGCCAGAGATCAGTGTATTGCCAAGAACGGGCTGGAGAAATGCAGGGAGTTTGTGGAGGCCCATAACAGGTGCTTGAGGAGCGAAGGGTTCACC CCGCCCCTCGTGGATATGACCACCATCTTGGACGCCGAGTTCGGGTCCGACGACGAGGACTCCGACTACGTGTTGAGCGAGACGTCCAGTGACAGTGACGACGATGAAAAGTCTGAGCGTAAGTTGAAGCgggaggagaagaagcgCAGGGAGCGCGAGAAGCTGCTCCAAAGGGTCAACGACATGTTCACTGACATGCTGAGGCAGAGCGACGTCTCCTACAAACATCCTGAGTCCCGTGACAAGGACGACTTTATGCTCCAGTTTCACAAGAAGGCTCCTCCCGAGTCCAAGATCAGCAGCGTTAAGCAGTTCGAGAGCTACCTGGACAAGTCTTCCAGCCGCGTTTTTCCCGAGAACCTCCAGCTCGACATCCGCGACTTCAAGAGCAGGTGCCACCAGACTCCGAACGCTGAGAAGCTGGAGATGATCAAAAACGCCGTTGCTGTCAAGGACGCCGACCCTGTCACTGTCAAAACCACCTACAAATTCGCTGGAACCACCTATga GGTCATGGATAAGGTCGACAAGACTTCTCGTAAATACTCCAACTACCTTAAGGTACTTTTCTTCCCCTTCTCACCTTTCTTCAGcaaaaggagaaggagctTGGCGGCAACTTCAGCTTTTTGGATGACCTTTACTCCAAACTCGGCCCTGCTCCCACTCTCTCTGCTGTTTCTAAGTCTGGTATCGACTGGAACAAGTATAAGGACGACCACAACTTGGAATCCAGTCTTAAGCGCAACTACCACCATCTCAAGGAGCAGGCTTTTCTGGAGCGCGCCACTTGGAACGAGTATGAGCGCCAGCTCAGGGCTCGACGTCAGCAGTGACTCGACTAATTTAATCACTTTCTTTTACTCGTCAGCCAACTTTGCCCTGCtaccatacacatttgaacCATAA